One part of the Xylanimonas allomyrinae genome encodes these proteins:
- a CDS encoding GuaB1 family IMP dehydrogenase-related protein has protein sequence MRFLDGQQPTTDLTYGDVFLVPSRSDVGSRFDVDLATSDATGTTIPIVVANMTAVAGRRMAETVARRGGIAIIPQDIPVDVVADVVAGVKTKDPVVETPVVVGTHDTISTTLTLLGKRAHGAAVVVEDGRPVGVVTEAECLGTDRFTQVGRVMSADVVTLEASEVDAAGLEAVYEKLHAAKTDLAVVVRDGDLVGVLTRQGAVRSTVYSPALDAQGRLRIGAAVGINGDVAAKTKDLLAAGVDVLVVDTAHGHQTRMLQALDAVRSVAPDVPVVAGNVVTAAGVRDLVAAGADILKVGVGPGAMCTTRMMTAVGRPQFSAVLECSAAARELGKHVWADGGVRHPRDVALALAAGASQVMVGSWFAGTYESPGDLHDDGSGRLYKDSFGMASARAVAARTAGSGSAFARARKGLYEEGISTGKMYLDPVRPGVEDLLDMITSGLRSACTYAGARTLGEFAQRAVVGIQSAAGYQEGMPVPTSW, from the coding sequence ATGCGCTTTCTCGACGGGCAGCAGCCCACCACCGACCTCACCTACGGCGACGTCTTCCTCGTCCCGTCCCGCTCCGACGTCGGCTCCCGGTTCGACGTCGACCTCGCGACGAGCGACGCCACGGGCACGACGATCCCGATCGTCGTGGCGAACATGACCGCCGTCGCCGGGCGGCGCATGGCGGAGACGGTCGCGCGCCGCGGCGGCATCGCGATCATCCCGCAGGACATCCCCGTCGACGTCGTCGCCGACGTCGTCGCGGGCGTCAAGACCAAGGACCCCGTGGTCGAGACGCCCGTCGTCGTCGGCACGCACGACACCATCTCCACGACGCTCACGCTGCTGGGCAAGCGCGCGCACGGTGCCGCCGTCGTCGTCGAGGACGGGCGCCCGGTCGGCGTCGTCACCGAGGCCGAGTGCCTGGGCACCGACCGCTTCACACAGGTCGGACGCGTCATGTCGGCCGACGTCGTCACCCTCGAGGCGAGCGAGGTCGACGCCGCCGGCCTCGAAGCCGTCTACGAGAAGCTGCACGCCGCCAAGACCGACCTCGCCGTCGTCGTGCGCGACGGGGACCTGGTCGGCGTGCTCACACGCCAGGGCGCCGTGCGCTCGACCGTCTACTCCCCCGCCCTCGACGCGCAGGGGCGGCTGCGCATCGGCGCCGCCGTCGGCATCAACGGCGACGTCGCCGCCAAGACCAAGGACCTGCTCGCCGCCGGGGTCGACGTGCTCGTCGTCGACACCGCGCACGGCCACCAGACGCGCATGCTCCAGGCCCTCGACGCCGTCCGCTCGGTCGCCCCCGACGTGCCCGTCGTCGCAGGCAACGTGGTGACCGCCGCGGGTGTGCGCGACCTGGTCGCCGCCGGCGCCGACATCCTCAAGGTCGGCGTCGGGCCCGGCGCCATGTGCACCACCCGCATGATGACCGCCGTCGGGCGGCCCCAGTTCTCCGCGGTGCTCGAGTGCTCGGCCGCGGCACGCGAGCTCGGCAAGCACGTGTGGGCCGACGGCGGCGTGCGCCACCCGCGCGACGTCGCGCTGGCGCTCGCGGCGGGCGCGTCGCAGGTCATGGTCGGGTCGTGGTTCGCCGGTACGTACGAGTCGCCCGGCGACCTGCACGACGACGGCTCCGGACGGCTGTACAAGGACTCGTTCGGCATGGCCTCGGCGCGCGCGGTCGCCGCACGCACGGCCGGCTCGGGCTCGGCGTTCGCCCGGGCGCGCAAGGGGCTGTACGAGGAGGGCATCTCGACCGGGAAGATGTACCTGGACCCGGTGCGCCCCGGCGTCGAGGACCTGCTCGACATGATCACCTCGGGCCTGCGCTCGGCCTGCACGTACGCGGGCGCACGCACTCTCGGGGAGTTCGCGCAGCGAGCCGTGGTCGGCATCCAGTCGGCCGCCGGGTATCAGGAGGGCATGCCCGTCCCCACGTCGTGGTGA
- a CDS encoding HelD family protein: MPEPQDPSVRERAAEQHHVDALYTRLDADAARLRAEAAQILRDPADDLREPRLALLGRRAAALAAAEHHLCFGRIDAADGATPGAAHAALHIGRTGITGPDGEPLLVDWRADAARPFYAATPASPEGLRRRRHLTLDGRTVTRVSDEILDGSAPGAGDVVGDGPLAAALGARRTGRMRDVVATLQAEQDAIVRSPHRGVTVVEGGPGTGKTVVALHRAAYVLAMFDSARADGVLVLGPGDRFLDYIGQVLPSLGENDVVLSTPTALLADAAAPPARGGRQRPPRPAAVASDRQRRRLGDARWAARLAAVVRASQAPDGVALAVTIDGDRIALRPAELAEARATAQASGLAHNKAREVFGGLVADALAAEVEARARVFLARMDEDMEVLTGGADIEGAVAADLARLGFAADAGGRYGHRAAVAELDPEALRRALGGDPQVEAAVDRAWPRLTPGGVVAQALTRTARGGPPGDAAAARAEDGRRRWTDAHLPLLDEAAALLDGPPERTFGHVVVDEAQELTPMQWRAVLRRCPSRSMTIVGDLAQAGPATGAATWEQALGALATRAQVRTLTVCYRTTQQVLAEAAGLAERIAPAQQRSRAIRTGPPVRRVGLPADDALVQVVRAEAVREAALGGLVGVVAADQAAGTLASALGDVAGVQVVPVAQVRGLEFDAAIVVDPDQIRVAREGGERDLYVALTRPTTRLVAVGPDAAATGDGHHDVGTGMPS, translated from the coding sequence GTGCCCGAACCGCAGGACCCGTCCGTGCGCGAGCGTGCCGCCGAGCAGCACCACGTCGACGCCCTCTACACCCGCCTGGACGCCGACGCTGCACGCCTGCGGGCCGAGGCCGCCCAGATCCTGCGCGACCCGGCCGACGACCTGCGTGAGCCACGTCTTGCGCTGCTCGGCCGGCGTGCGGCGGCGCTCGCGGCCGCCGAGCACCACCTGTGCTTCGGGCGGATCGACGCCGCGGACGGTGCCACGCCCGGCGCCGCGCACGCCGCGCTGCACATCGGGCGCACCGGCATCACCGGACCGGACGGCGAGCCGCTCCTCGTCGACTGGCGCGCCGACGCCGCCCGCCCCTTCTACGCCGCTACCCCCGCCTCGCCCGAGGGGCTGCGCCGACGGCGGCACCTGACGCTCGACGGCCGCACGGTCACCCGCGTGAGCGACGAGATCCTCGACGGCAGCGCGCCAGGGGCGGGCGACGTCGTCGGCGACGGCCCGCTGGCGGCGGCGCTCGGGGCCCGGCGCACCGGACGGATGCGTGACGTCGTCGCGACGTTGCAGGCCGAGCAGGACGCGATCGTGCGCTCGCCGCACCGAGGGGTGACGGTGGTCGAGGGCGGACCTGGCACGGGCAAGACGGTCGTCGCGCTGCACCGTGCGGCGTACGTGCTGGCGATGTTCGACTCCGCGCGCGCCGACGGCGTGCTGGTGCTCGGCCCGGGCGACCGGTTCCTCGACTACATCGGGCAGGTGCTGCCGTCGCTCGGAGAGAACGACGTCGTGCTCTCGACGCCGACGGCGTTGCTCGCCGACGCCGCGGCCCCGCCCGCCCGCGGCGGCAGGCAGAGGCCGCCGCGCCCGGCCGCGGTCGCCTCCGACCGGCAGCGACGGCGTCTGGGGGACGCCCGCTGGGCCGCGCGGCTGGCCGCCGTCGTGCGTGCCTCCCAGGCGCCCGACGGCGTCGCGCTCGCCGTCACGATCGACGGGGACCGGATCGCGCTGCGGCCCGCGGAGCTGGCCGAGGCGCGTGCCACGGCCCAGGCGTCGGGGCTCGCGCACAACAAGGCGCGGGAGGTGTTCGGTGGCCTGGTCGCCGACGCGCTCGCAGCCGAGGTCGAGGCGCGGGCTCGCGTGTTCCTGGCGCGCATGGACGAGGACATGGAGGTGCTCACCGGCGGCGCCGACATCGAGGGTGCCGTCGCCGCGGATCTCGCCCGGCTGGGGTTCGCGGCCGACGCGGGCGGGCGGTACGGGCACAGGGCGGCGGTCGCCGAGCTCGACCCGGAGGCCCTGCGGCGAGCGCTCGGGGGCGACCCGCAGGTCGAGGCGGCCGTCGACCGGGCGTGGCCGCGGCTGACGCCGGGCGGCGTCGTCGCGCAGGCGCTGACGCGGACGGCGCGCGGCGGCCCGCCCGGGGACGCGGCCGCTGCGCGGGCCGAGGACGGGCGGCGCCGGTGGACGGATGCGCACCTGCCGCTGCTCGACGAGGCGGCGGCACTGCTCGACGGCCCGCCAGAGCGCACGTTCGGCCACGTCGTGGTCGACGAGGCCCAGGAGCTGACACCGATGCAGTGGCGGGCCGTGCTGCGCCGGTGCCCCAGCCGCAGCATGACGATCGTCGGCGACCTGGCCCAGGCGGGACCGGCGACGGGCGCGGCCACGTGGGAGCAGGCGCTCGGCGCGCTGGCCACGCGCGCCCAGGTGCGCACGCTGACCGTCTGCTACCGCACGACGCAGCAGGTGCTCGCGGAGGCGGCCGGGCTCGCGGAGCGCATCGCGCCCGCCCAGCAACGCTCGCGGGCGATCCGCACCGGACCCCCGGTGCGGCGGGTCGGGCTGCCGGCGGACGACGCGCTGGTCCAGGTGGTGCGCGCCGAGGCGGTGCGCGAGGCGGCCCTCGGCGGCCTGGTCGGCGTCGTCGCCGCCGACCAGGCCGCGGGCACGCTCGCCTCAGCGCTCGGCGACGTCGCCGGAGTCCAGGTGGTGCCGGTCGCACAGGTGCGCGGGCTGGAGTTCGACGCCGCGATCGTCGTCGACCCCGACCAGATCCGCGTCGCGCGCGAGGGTGGGGAACGCGACCTGTACGTCGCGCTCACCCGCCCGACCACGCGGCTTGTCGCCGTGGGGCCGGACGCCGCGGCGACCGGAGACGGTCACCACGACGTGGGGACGGGCATGCCCTCCTGA
- a CDS encoding NUDIX hydrolase, which produces MTSAARCAAARAQLAALALDPSFPGPWPHARGAFDGAAAREAAVLVLFGVLDGLPADHAAQAQAVSDDLDVLLLRRAATLSSHAGQVAFPGGRVEPGEDSVAAALREATEETGLDAAGVEVLGVLEALPMPVSNHLVTPVVGWWATPSPVGVVDVGESAQVFRAPVADLLDPAHRYTTVLHRGASTWRGPAWLVTVDGVEQLVWGFTAGILDAMFSRLGWSEDWDRTRELSLP; this is translated from the coding sequence GTGACAAGTGCCGCGCGCTGCGCAGCGGCGCGAGCCCAGCTCGCCGCCCTCGCCCTCGACCCGTCGTTCCCGGGGCCGTGGCCGCACGCGCGCGGGGCGTTCGACGGCGCCGCCGCGCGCGAGGCCGCGGTCCTGGTGCTCTTCGGCGTGCTCGACGGCCTGCCCGCCGACCATGCCGCACAGGCGCAGGCCGTCTCCGACGACCTCGACGTGCTGCTGCTGCGCCGCGCCGCGACCCTGAGCTCGCACGCCGGGCAGGTGGCGTTCCCCGGCGGGCGGGTCGAGCCGGGCGAGGACTCGGTCGCTGCGGCGCTGCGCGAGGCCACCGAGGAGACCGGACTCGACGCCGCCGGGGTCGAGGTGCTCGGCGTCCTCGAGGCGCTGCCCATGCCGGTCAGCAACCACCTGGTGACACCCGTGGTCGGGTGGTGGGCGACGCCGTCGCCCGTGGGTGTGGTCGACGTCGGCGAGTCGGCGCAGGTGTTCCGCGCGCCCGTCGCGGACCTGCTCGACCCGGCCCACCGCTACACGACGGTGCTGCACCGCGGTGCGAGCACGTGGCGCGGTCCGGCGTGGCTGGTGACCGTCGACGGCGTCGAACAGCTCGTGTGGGGCTTCACGGCAGGGATCCTCGACGCGATGTTCTCTCGCCTCGGCTGGTCCGAGGACTGGGACCGCACGCGCGAGCTCAGCCTGCCCTGA
- a CDS encoding DUF1801 domain-containing protein — translation MATTWTDADPYAFVDAIAHPVRRRDGFTLIELMGRATGERPRMFGTSIVGFGEYRYEYESGRTGRSAAAGFAPRKAATVVYLGDGVGTHAVSLAELGPHTTGVGCLYLKDLGAVDLGVLEAIVRASYARLTAGTHHGDES, via the coding sequence ATGGCCACCACCTGGACCGACGCCGACCCGTACGCGTTCGTCGACGCCATCGCGCATCCGGTGCGACGCCGCGACGGATTCACGCTGATCGAGCTCATGGGGCGCGCCACCGGCGAGCGCCCGCGCATGTTCGGCACGTCGATCGTGGGCTTCGGCGAGTACCGCTACGAGTACGAGAGCGGTCGCACGGGAAGGTCGGCCGCCGCGGGCTTCGCGCCGCGCAAGGCCGCGACGGTCGTCTACCTGGGCGACGGCGTCGGCACGCACGCCGTGTCGCTCGCCGAGCTCGGCCCGCACACGACGGGGGTCGGGTGCCTCTACCTCAAGGACCTCGGCGCCGTGGACCTGGGCGTGCTCGAGGCGATCGTGCGTGCGTCGTACGCCCGGCTGACGGCGGGGACGCATCACGGGGACGAGAGCTGA
- a CDS encoding ABC transporter permease: MNATFLRIDLQRQLRDVANIVFVIGLPVAMYIIFGSTFGAGGETAGHGNVRFYVMTSMAVYGASVATTSIAGMAAIELLQGWGRQLGLTPMSPAAYVGTKVVVALTVAAGAVAAVFVAGMLTGARADAGWIWVATFVIAWLGSALFALFGLAIAQTFRSESAVSVAAAGLVLLAFFGNLFVPLSGTILQVARFTPMYGFAGLVRYPLLRGQVIDTSGGASQDSLGWLIVNVVVWAAIFATVAVWAVRRGRRRQ; this comes from the coding sequence GTGAACGCGACCTTTCTGCGAATCGACCTGCAACGCCAGCTACGCGACGTCGCCAACATCGTGTTCGTGATCGGGCTGCCTGTGGCGATGTACATCATCTTCGGCTCGACGTTCGGCGCGGGCGGCGAGACAGCCGGCCACGGCAACGTGAGGTTCTATGTCATGACGTCGATGGCCGTCTACGGCGCGTCGGTCGCGACGACGTCGATCGCGGGCATGGCTGCGATCGAGCTCCTGCAGGGCTGGGGGCGGCAGCTCGGGCTGACGCCGATGTCGCCCGCCGCGTACGTCGGCACCAAGGTGGTGGTGGCGCTGACGGTCGCCGCGGGCGCCGTGGCCGCCGTGTTCGTCGCGGGCATGCTCACCGGGGCCCGGGCCGACGCCGGGTGGATCTGGGTGGCGACGTTCGTCATCGCGTGGCTCGGGTCGGCGCTGTTCGCCCTTTTCGGGCTGGCGATCGCTCAGACCTTCCGGTCCGAGAGTGCGGTCAGCGTGGCCGCCGCGGGCCTGGTGCTGCTGGCGTTCTTCGGCAACCTGTTCGTGCCGCTGTCGGGGACGATCCTGCAGGTCGCGCGGTTCACGCCCATGTACGGATTTGCGGGACTCGTGCGCTACCCGCTGCTGCGAGGGCAGGTCATCGACACGAGCGGCGGGGCCTCGCAGGACTCTCTGGGGTGGCTGATCGTCAACGTCGTCGTCTGGGCCGCGATCTTCGCCACCGTCGCCGTGTGGGCGGTGCGGCGCGGGCGGCGCCGGCAGTAG
- a CDS encoding ABC transporter ATP-binding protein, producing the protein MASTALRIRGLRKEYPGHDGHGPVVAVDGIDVDIEAGEIVAFLGPNGAGKTTTLDIALGLVPPTAGSVEVLGVSPRQAVSAGHVSAVLQTGGLLRDLRVGETVRAIAALHGAGGRVEDVMRRAGLAELAARKVSQCSGGEQQRLRFALALLPDPQILVLDEPTAGMDAAARRDFWETMRAETHQGRTVVFATHYLEEAQAFAPRTVLIDHGRIRADRPTDELRNLVGDRTAAATVPPGTSDAALAALRALDGIREVRADGNRVVATGTASDDAARLLLTTLGGRDLEVTAPSLESAFFALTETLHQDPAQGPVSEKTREAGER; encoded by the coding sequence ATGGCTTCCACCGCACTGCGCATCCGTGGGCTGCGGAAGGAGTACCCAGGTCACGACGGGCACGGCCCGGTCGTCGCCGTCGACGGTATCGATGTCGACATCGAGGCAGGCGAGATCGTCGCGTTCCTGGGCCCCAACGGCGCCGGCAAGACGACGACGCTCGACATCGCGCTCGGCCTCGTCCCGCCGACGGCGGGCAGCGTCGAGGTGCTCGGCGTCTCGCCGCGGCAGGCGGTGAGCGCCGGCCACGTCTCGGCGGTCCTCCAGACCGGGGGCCTGCTGCGCGACCTTCGCGTGGGGGAGACCGTCCGGGCGATCGCGGCCCTGCACGGCGCCGGCGGGCGTGTCGAGGACGTCATGCGGCGCGCGGGCCTCGCCGAGCTGGCGGCGCGCAAGGTGAGCCAGTGCTCGGGCGGCGAGCAGCAACGCCTGAGGTTCGCGCTCGCGCTGCTGCCCGACCCGCAGATCCTCGTGCTCGACGAGCCGACAGCCGGGATGGACGCCGCCGCCCGCCGCGACTTCTGGGAGACGATGCGCGCCGAGACGCACCAGGGCCGCACCGTCGTCTTTGCTACGCACTATCTCGAAGAGGCCCAGGCCTTTGCACCGCGCACCGTGCTCATCGACCACGGCCGGATCCGCGCCGACCGCCCCACCGACGAGCTGCGCAACCTCGTGGGCGACCGCACCGCGGCCGCCACCGTGCCGCCCGGCACCTCGGACGCCGCGCTCGCGGCGCTGCGGGCGCTCGACGGCATCCGCGAGGTGCGCGCGGACGGCAACCGCGTCGTCGCCACGGGAACCGCGTCCGACGACGCCGCCCGGCTGCTCCTGACAACGCTCGGCGGGCGCGACCTGGAAGTCACCGCGCCGTCGCTCGAGTCCGCGTTCTTCGCCCTGACCGAGACGCTCCACCAGGATCCGGCACAGGGCCCGGTCTCGGAGAAGACCCGGGAGGCGGGCGAGCGGTGA